The Bacillota bacterium genome includes a window with the following:
- the flgC gene encoding flagellar basal body rod protein FlgC gives MFSSFNISASGLTAQRLRLDIISNNLANVETTQTASGGPYRRQLAIFGARDEETFGFYLGRALSGQAVGGGVRVLRIEEDSSPPRRAYQPGHPDADEEGYVLYPNVNVVTEMVDMISASRSYEANAAAFNATKSMVVKALELGRR, from the coding sequence ATGTTCAGCAGTTTTAATATTTCTGCTTCAGGTCTTACTGCTCAGAGGCTGAGGTTGGATATTATCTCCAATAACTTGGCTAACGTTGAGACTACTCAGACTGCATCCGGGGGTCCTTACCGACGCCAGTTGGCGATCTTCGGGGCCAGAGACGAAGAAACCTTTGGTTTTTATCTGGGTCGTGCGTTAAGCGGTCAAGCAGTTGGTGGTGGCGTACGCGTATTGAGGATCGAAGAAGATTCCTCTCCACCTAGACGCGCTTATCAACCTGGGCATCCCGATGCCGATGAAGAAGGATACGTACTTTATCCCAATGTGAATGTAGTTACGGAAATGGTAGACATGATCTCAGCCAGCCGCTCTTATGAAGCCAATGCTGCTGCTTTCAATGCCACCAAAAGCATGGTTGTAAAAGCCCTCGAACTTGGAAGGAGGTAG
- the flgB gene encoding flagellar basal body rod protein FlgB gives MRSMMSERILSELGMGLDWAVKRHQAIANNIANIDTPGYKRQDVAFPEALAQAVKSEGSKLTLRRTNPRHLPPPPTGSLSVTVERGTSLRNDGNNVDAEVETAELAKNAMYYDSLIDRAGGYLRSLRLVISEGRR, from the coding sequence GTGCGCAGTATGATGTCGGAACGGATACTATCGGAACTCGGTATGGGTCTTGATTGGGCCGTGAAAAGGCATCAGGCTATTGCTAATAATATTGCAAATATCGACACACCCGGGTATAAACGTCAAGATGTGGCCTTTCCTGAGGCCTTAGCCCAGGCGGTAAAAAGTGAAGGCTCAAAACTAACGCTCAGACGGACGAACCCAAGGCACTTACCGCCACCGCCTACTGGAAGCCTTTCTGTGACGGTGGAAAGAGGGACTTCACTGCGAAACGATGGGAACAATGTGGATGCCGAAGTGGAAACTGCCGAGCTAGCTAAGAATGCAATGTATTATGATTCCTTGATCGATCGGGCGGGGGGGTATCTACGCAGCCTGCGTCTGGTGATTAGCGAAGGGAGACGGTAA